The segment CCCGCAGGCGAACGTCCTGGAACACCTCCAGGCCCGGCAGCGGCAGCTCGGCGAGGAGATCGCCCGCCTGCGGCAGCTCGCCGAGGTGGCCGCGCGGGCCATCGAGGTCCAGCAGACCGGGGTCCGGCTGACCCCGGAGGAACGCTTCGAAGTGTTCGGCGAGATCACCTTCGACCTGAGCTACGCCACGGAGGCGGAGCTGAAGTGGACCGGCTCGCAGGGCCGCCGCGAGGCGATGGCCCGCGCCGCCGCCCACACCAAGGAGGACTGGCGCCGGCTCATGCGCGAGGCCACCGCATGGCGCGCCGAACTGCTCACCGCCTTCGACGAGGCGCAGCCCAGCGACGGCGAACGGGCCATGGACCTCGCCGAGGAACACCGCCTGCACGTCTCGCGGTGGTTCACCTCCTGCCCGCCCGACATGCACCGGCGCATCGCGGACGACTTCCTCGCCGACCCCCGCGCCTTCGCCCTCGTCGTACCGCCCTCGCAGCAGCGCCCGGGCCTCGCCGCCTACCTCTGCAAGGCCGTCCACGCCAACGCGGCGCGCCGCGCGGACGGCCGTACCGACACGGAAGAAACCCGATGAAGACACTGAAGATACTCATCGCCGCCGCCGGATCACGCGGCGACGTCGACCCCTACACCGGCCTGGGCGCCGCACTGCGCGCCGCCGGACACGAGGTCGCCCTGGCCACCACCGCCCCCTTCGCGCCCCTCGTGCACGCCGCGGGCCTGGAGTTCCGCGCCCTGCACGCCGACACCCGGCCGCGCGGGGACGTCACCGACCGGCGCGAGCTGATGCGCACCGCCGCCGCGTTCCTCACCGAACTGGGCCAGGGCTTCGCCGACGCCGTGGACGAGGGCACCGACCTGCTCCTGCTGTCCACCACCACGGCCCCGCTCGGCTGGCACCTCGCCGAGGCCACCGGCACGCCCAGCCTCGGCGTCTACCTCCAGCCCACCGCCCCCACCGGCGACTTCCCGCCCGTGGTCACCGGCGCCCGCTCGCTGGGCCGGCCCGGCAACCGCGCGGCCGGACGGTTCGCCCTGCGCATGGCCGACCGGATCAGCGAGCAGGGCGTCGCCCGGCTGCGCGACCGCCTCGCCCTGCCGCCGCTCACCGCCTCGGCCATGCGCCGGCGCCGGGAGCGGGCGCACTGGCCCGTACTGCACGGCTGCAGCACGGCCCTGGTGCCGGCCCCCGCCGACTGGCGGCCGGGCCTGGACGTCGTGGGCAACTGGTGGCCCCACCTCGACCCGGCCGAACGGCTGCCCGGGGACCTGGAGGACTTCCTCCGCGCGGGCCCGCCCCCCGTCCTCATCGGCTTCGGCAGCATGGCCTCCGGCGAGGGGGAACGCCTCGGCGAGCTCGCCGTACGGGCCCTGCGCCGCGCCGGACTGCGCGGAATCCTCCAGAGCGGCGCCGCCGGACTCGCCGCCGCCGGCGCCGGCCCGGACGTCCTCGTCGTCGGCGACGTCCCGCACGCCCTCCTCTTCCCCCGGCTGGCCGCGGTCGTCCACCACGCCGGGGCCGGCACCTCGGCGGCCGCGCTGCGGGCCGGGGTCCCCGCGGTGCCGGTCCCCGTGACCGCGGACCAGCCGTTCTGGGCGCGCCGCCTCGCCGCGCTGGGCGCCGCGACCGCTCCCGTCCCCTTCCGCTCCCTCACCGCCGAATCGCTCGCCGCGGCGCTGGAGCGGGTGGTCGGACAGGAGGCGTACGCCCGGGCCGCGCGGGCCGCGGCGCGGCACATCGCCGCCGAGGACGGAGCGGCCCGGGTCCTCGAAGCGGTCGAAGGGGCGGCCCGCGCGAGGTGAGCGCCGACGGGCGCCGCGAGCGGCGGATCGGAGCCCCGAAAACGTGTCGCCGCGCCCGTCACCGGCCACCTCGTGGAACCGTCTTCCCATGACTGAAGGATCGGTACCCCACATGTCCCCGGCGCGCATCACCGTCCTCTCCGTCCAGCAGGGCGACCCGCCGTTCCGGATCGTCGAGGTGGACGGAGAGGTCGTGGGCAGGGCGACGTCGATGACGGACGTGCTGCTGATCGCCGCCGAGGTCGGGGTCGTCATCCACGACCTCGACGACCTGGACGAGGTCCGGTGGGTCGGCGGCGGCAAGTTCCACTGGACGCTGCACTCCAGGAGGAACCGCCCGCCGGCTGCTGCCGACTGACACTCAGCAGGTCACGTACAGGGCCTCCGGCGAGCGGTGGACAAGGGTGGGGCGCATCCGCGGAGCGGGCCGGGCCGCGTCGAGCCGCAGGCCCGGCAGGGCCCCGGTGAACAGCTCCAGGGTGAGCCGCAGCTGGCCGCGGGCCAGGTGCGAGCCCGGGCAGGCGTGGGCGCCGTGCCCGAAGGCGAGGTGCCGGCCGTTCGCGGCCCGGCGGATGTCGAAGACGCCGGCCTCCTCGTGGCGCCGCCCGTCCCGGTTGGCCGACGCGTACGCCACCAGGAGGGCGGCGCCGGCGGGCAGCCGCGTCCCGGAAGGCCTGCACCCGCCGAGTCGAAACGCAGCCCCTCCTCCACCGCCGCCGGGACGAGCCCCGGATCGGCGCACAGGAGTTCCCACTGGCGCCGGTCGGCGAGCAGGTGCATCAGGGTGGTGGCGATCAGCGCACTGGTCGTCAGGAACCCGGCGATCAGCAGGTTCTGCAGATGGGCCACCAGCTCGTGGCGCTGCTCCTCGCCGAGCCCGGCGCCCGGCGGGGCGGCGGCGGCCGCCAGGTCCGAGCAGAGGTCCTCACGGGGGCGTGCCCGGCGCTCGCGGACGTACCCGTCGAGCAACTGCTGCAGTGCGACGACGTCCTCGGCGGCGGCCACCTGCTCTTGCGGCGCCAGAGGGCGGAACAGCAGTTCCCCGGCCCGGTACCCGCCGTGCACCGCGGCCGGTACGTCCGCCGGGTCCAGCCCGATCACCCGCCCCACCACCAGCCCGGGCAACCCGCGCGCCAGCACCCCGAGCGCCGCCTCCGCCGGCGTGATGTCGGGCAGCAGGGCGTTGGCGGAGGAAAAGACCGCCGTTCCTCCGCACGGTCATACGGTCCTGGCCGGGCGGTCGATGACGCGGAGCGTGCCGAGCAGGTACAAGAAGGCGTCGGCCAGCGGGGAGTCCCGGTGGTCGCGGTCGAGGCGCTCCCAGTCGATCTGCTCGCGCAGCATGCGCGCCATCGGCAGCAGGTCCCCGAAGTCGCAGTAGTGCTCGCACAACGCGGCGAGGCGGCTGTCCATGAGGTCGGTGGGGGACAGGACCGGCATCCACACCGAGTCCACGGCCTTGACGGGCGCCCGTTCCAGCAGCGCGGTGCTCACCGGACGCCGGGCCAGCTCGAAGATCAGGTCGATCTCCTCACCGCCCGCGCGCCCCTTGACCAGCCAGTCCTCGGGGGCGCGGCGCATGGCGATGCCCCCGGCCTCCAGTGCCCGCACGGCCTCGTCGGCGTCCTCGGGACGGACGCAGAAGTCCGTGTCGTGCTGGAAGGTCGCGGGCAGTCCGTGGGCGAAGGCGGCGACGCTGCCGGCCAGGGCGAAAGGGACGCCCGGACCCTTTGAGCAGGGTCGCCACCCTCTTGGTGGTCTCCAGGATCGCCTGGGTGTGGTCCTTCGGCAGAAGCCCTTCGCCGGACCCCGCCGAGCCCCTGCCCTCCGGCGGCACGGGGTCGCCGGGGAGGCAGGGGGCTGGGGTGTCACGACGGTGCACGGTGTGCCTCGGAGTGGCGGTCAATAGTAGTGCCGGCGGCCCCCCACGGCGTGCCCGACGGCGCCCAGCACCCACAGGACGAGGCCGATCACGACGAGGATGACGCCGATCGTCCAGAGGATCGAGATCCCGGTCAAGAAGCCGATGATCAGCAGAATGACGCCCAGGATAATCATGAGTACCTCCTGTGTCCCTCTCGAATGGGGACTCCCCGCGTCTACCACCCCCGCGCGGATTCATGCATGCGCGGAAACGCCGGCGGATTCCCCGGAGCATGGAGCAGCGCATTCCGGGTAGCCGCCAGGCGTTCGCTACCCCAAGCCGGGAGGGCCGTCATGAGCAAGATGAAGGGCAAGGCCGAGCAGCTGAAGGGCAAGACGAAGGAAGAGATCGGCGACATGGCCGACGACAAGACGATGGAGATGAAGGGCAAGGCGGAGAAGGCCGCAGGCCGCGCGAAGGAGTCCAAGGCGGACGCGGCGGCCCAGATGCGGAAGATCCACGACGCGAACCGGTGACCACCGGCCGCGCGCGGCGGGCACGGCGTACGCATACGCCGTGCCCGCCGCGCGCGTCATCCCGGGGCGGCCCCGGCGGGCTTCCAGCCCCACGCCGTGAGCATGCCGGCCGACAGCGCGGCGCACTCCTCGGAGTCCAGGTACCGCACCGCCGCGTCGACCGCGGCGTCGTCCACCAGGCCGGTGCCGGTCATCGCCGCCCGGCTGCGTTCCCACGTGTCCGCCCAGAAACGGCTGAGGGGGCTGCCGGGCTCCAGCGGCGGTACGTGCATCTCGGCGGCGACCGGCACGAGCCCCGCCGCGCGCAGCAGCCGCGGGTACGAGGGCACCCAGGACACGTCCGTCCCGATGGTCTCCCGCAGCCCCTGCCACATCGCCCGCATGGCGGCGGCGTACGGCGTGCCGGGCTCCGAGCCGCTCGTCAGGTCGACCGCGTCGCTGAGCACCAGCACACCGCCGGGCTCGACCCGTTCGGCCAGCGCCGCGATCAGGCGCTCGCGCTCGGGCAGGTGCATCAGCACGAAGCGCGCGTGGACGAGCCGGAACCGGCGGCCCGCGGCGAACTCCGGGCCGGTGACGTCGGCCTGCAGCACCTCGAGCCCGGGCCGCTCCCGCAGGAAGCGCACGTCCCGGTCGACCGCCAGCACGGCCGCCACCCCGGCCTCGTCCAGCAGCCGGCGCGAGACCGTCCCCGTGCCCGCGCCCACGTCGAGGCAGCTCCACCCGGGACCGGCCCCCAGCGCCCGCAGCCGCGCCATGGTGATGTCGTCGTACGCGAGGGCGCCGAAGTCGATGCGCTCGCCCTCACCCGCCTGCTCCGGCCGGAACACCGCCTCCCCGTAACGCCCGCCGGGCTCCCCGGCGTTCACCGGACCGCCCGGCCGCTGCCAAGGGACGGCGGATCTTCGGACTGCGTCATGGCCGGACCTCTTCACGCGGCGGGGGCGGAGCCGGCCGCCCCCAGCCGGGGCAGCCGTCCCTCGATCCTGCACCCCCGGGCGCCCGGCGGACCGAGGCGCGCCGCAGCCGCCGGCCGCCTGCCGGGCATCGCCCGGACGGGGGGTCAGGAACCGGCGGCCCGGGCGGAACCGGTGCTCGTGCCGTTGGAGGTGCCCAGGAAGCAGGTCACCGTGCGGTCGCCGAGCAGCCAGCTGCTGGCCTGCGGGTAGTAGTAGAAGACCTCGAGGTTGTTCGGCAGCTTCTCCGCCTCGCCCACGTAGTCGGTCAGCGCGGAACCGCCGCACTTCTCCTCGGACATCGTGACGATCTTGTCCGCGCCGGGGAACGCCCCGTTGTCCAGGGTGAAGACCGCGTACGCCTCGCCCTCGTGGGGCTGGGTGCAGGGCACGGTCCGCACCGAGAGGCGGGCCTGCGTGCCGTCGCCCTTCTGGGTCTTCGACAGGTCGTCGTCGGTGTTGAAGCAGTCGCCCTTGCGGATGTCCTCCACCTTGCTGGATCCCGGCGTGGTGACCTGGCCGTGGGTGTCGCGCCGCGGAGTGGAGCCCCCGTCAGCCGCCCTCGTCAGTCCGAGGATCACCGCCAGCACGATGATCAGGAGGCTCACGCTGTGGATGACCACGGCCGCGATGGCCAGCCCCTTGCCCTTCCCGCCCTCCTTGCGTATCTGGGACATCGCGACGATGCCCAGGATGAGCGGAACCGTCGGTACCGCGCAGACGAGCGACATCACGAACGCCACCACGGCAACCGTGTTGGTCTTCTGCTGCTGCGGCTGGTACCAGCCCTGCGGATCGCCGTACGGCGTCGCGGGCCCGGGCATCGCGCCCTGCGGCGGCTGGCCGGGCTGGCCGTACGGCCCCGGCTGCCCGTACGGCTGCTGCGGGTACGGCGGGGGCTGAGGGGGTGTCGACATGCGCGTGGTGCTCCTCGCGGGCGGGTGGGACAAGCCCGCCGACTGGGCGTCGAGGCACAGGGCGGGGACGGATGAGCGGATGATGTGACCATCGGCCGCGCCCTAGTATCCCCTGGACGCATTCCGCCCTCCGTCCGGGCCGGTACGCCTCCTCATCGGTCACGAACGGAGAAGCGCGCGTCCCCTGCCCGCACTTAGCCTGCCGCTCATGGACCTCACCGTCCGTGACCGCGCCTTCCGCGGCGCCCGGGACGCCTGATCCGCCATCAGGAACCCCGCCGAAGCCTTCCGGACCTGACGAACAGGAGTCACCCCATGTGCCACCCCGCGTGGGCCCGCGCCCGCATCGCCGCCCTGCCCCCGGACGGCCCCGCCCGGCCGGACGAAGTCCCCGGGCCGGCCGGCCGTGACGGCGGGCCGGCACCGGAAGCCGGCTCTCCCGCCCGTGAACTCCTCACGCCCGCCGGACAGCCGCACTAGGTGTATTGCCCTGGGAGGTTGTGGACGGGTGACGCAGGTCTCGGCTGAGGGATCTTGAACGGGTGAGGGCCTTCCGGGTTCGGTGTGGATTGCGACGTCTACACCGACCAGCAGAAGGCTCTCATGCCCCACCGTAATGCACCCCTGACCGAGACCGGACGCCTTCGCCTGGCCCGCTGCGTGGTCGAGGACGGCTGGCCGCTGCGCCGGGCGGCCGAGCGATTCCAGGTCTCGCCCACCACCGCCCAGCGGTGGGCGGCCCGCTACCGGGCCGGGGGTGAGGCCGGAATGACCGACCGGTCCTCGCGCCCGCACACCAGCCCACGCCGGACCCCGACCCGCATCGAGCGGCGGATCATCAAGGTCCGCCTCGCCCGCCGGTGGGGGCCCGCCCGCATCGCCCACCTGCTCAACCTGGTGCCCTCGACGGTGCACCGGATCCTGACCCGGTTCGGCCTGGCCCGTCTCACGCACCTGGACCGGGCCACCGGCGCCGTCATACGCCGCTACGAACGCGACCGTCCGGGCGAGCTGGTCCACGTGGACATCAAGAAGCTCGGCAACATCCCCGACGGCGGCGGCCACAAGACCCTCGGCCGCCAGGCCGGCCGCAAGAACCGCTCCAGCGCCGGCTACAGCTACATCCACACCGCCGTCGACGACCACTCCCGCCTCGCTTACAGCGAGATCCACGCCGACGAGAAGAAGGAGACCGCCACCGCCTTCTGGGCCCGGGCCCAGGCCTACTTCGCCGGCGTGGGCATCACCGTCGAACGGGTCCTGACCGACAACGGCGCCTGCTACCGCTCCCGCGACTGGCGCGACGCCCTGACAGCGGCCGGAATCGCCCACAAGCGAACCCGGCCCTACCGGCCCCAGACCAACGGCAAGGTCGAACGCCTCAACCGGACCCTGCTCGAGGAGTGGGCCTACGCCCGCCCCTACCACTCAGAGCAGGAACGACGCGACGCCTTCCCTGGCTGGCTCCACACCTACAATCACCACCGCGGACACACCGCACTCGCAGGCAAACCACCCGCCAGCCGCGTCCCCAACCTCACAGGGCAGTACAACTAGGGCGCACGGGCGATCGCTGACATACGTCACTTCCGGCCCGTGCGGTCCGGCCCGACCCTGAGAGGGACGACGGAGGAGCGCCGGGATGGGGGAGAGCACGTGACGGAGCAGGAGCGGATGACGGGCACCGTGACGGCCAGGCCCCCCGCGGCCGTGATCGTACGGGTGTGGGGCGCCTCCCTGGTCCGGTGGGCGCTTCTGCGCCGGGCCGAACCGGGGCTGCGGCACTCGGCGTCGACGCGGCAACTGGTGCTGGTCATGGCGGTGACGGAGGTCGTGACGGCCTTCGTGCTCTCCTCGGTACTGCCGCCCGCCGTACGGCCGGTGCACGCCGGGTGCGAACTGCTCGTGATCCTGGCCGGGCTGGGCCTCGTGGCCGCGCTCCTGCGGCATCCGCACACGGTGGACGACGAGCACGTGGTGCTGCGGACCGGGTTCCTCGGGGAGCTGACGCTGCCCCGGGCGGCGGTGCGGTCCACGGCGCCGGCCGTCCGCACCGTGCCGGGCCGTGGCCCGCGCCCCGTACCGGGCGAACCGGGCGCCGTGGCCTGCTCGGTGGAGGCCTCCCTCAACGCCGCCCTGTACCTGGACCCGCCCGTCCGCCTGGACCTGGGCCGCGCCGGGCGGCTGGAGGTGACGACGGTCTACACCTCGGTGGACTCCCCGTCCGACCTCGCGGCGGCGCTCCGCGCACCCGTCAGGGGGCGGTCCGCGCCGGGAACGTGAACGCGTAGCCCTGGGACCGGAGCCAGGGGAGGTACTGCTCCAGGGCGGCCACGGTCTGGCTGCGGTCGCCGCCGCCGTCGTGGAACAGGACCGTGGGCAGCTCGGGCAGCTTGTCCTCCACCGCCGAGACGATGGCCGGCAGGCCCGGGCGGCTCCAGTCCTTGGGGTCCACGCTCCAGCCCAGCGGGCGCATCCCGTTCGCCGCGGCGACGGCCCGGCTCTCGGGGGTGAAGGCACCGCCCGGGGCGCGGTAGTAGCTCACCGCGACCCCCGGTACGGCCGCCTCGATCATGGCCTTGCCGTCCAGGACCTGCTGCCGCTGGTAGGCGACCGGCTTGTGGTCCATCGTCTCGTCGTGGTCGGCGGAGTGGTCGCACAGCTGGTGCCCGTCGGCGGCGATCTCGCGCACCAGCTCCGGGTACTTCTGCGCCCGCGTGCCGATCAGGCAGAAGGTGGCCTTCACGTGGTTCTGCCGCAGTACGCGCAGCACCTGCGGGGTCCACGTCGGGTCCGGCCCGTCGTCCACGGTGATCGCGACGTCCCGGCCCGCGCCCTGGGCGAGGCGGGATATGCCCTGCGGGACGGCCGCGCCGTGGACCGGCCGGGAGGAGGAAGCCGCCGGGGAACGGCCGTGGGAGGAGGAGTCCGCCGCGGCGAGGGCCGGCGCGGCGGCCGCCGCCAGGAGGCCGAGGACGGCCGCCGCCACCGCGGCGCCCGGCCGACGACGGCGCGCGGAACTGCTGCTCATGCCCATGGACGTGCTCTTCCTCTGCGTGTGTCGTTCCGGCCGCGGGATCCTGTGGTCCCGGGGGTCCGCTCCAGTGTGGTCAGGGGGCGCCGGAGCCGTCTTCCCCCGAACGGCCGAGGCGGCCGGCCTGCCCGTACGGCCGGGGATCCCCCGGCCTCCCCATCGACGCTAGGGAGCCCTCCTTCCCCGGTCAAGGAAGGGTGGGACGGCTCACACCGGGCGAATCCGGCGAATCGGGCGGATTACTTGCTCCTTCCGCCGGCCGCCCCGGCTCCGGCCGCCGCGGCCCCGGCCTGGAACCGGACCCGGACGGTCATGCCACCCTCCGGCGCCGGATTGGCCTCCGCCCGCAGCCGGGCGCCGTGGGCGCGGGCGATCGAGGCGACCAGCGAGAGACCGAGCCCGGCGCCCTCGCCTGCCGTGTGGCGGCGTTCGGCGCGCCGGCGGAACGGCTCCAGCAGCCGGGGGACGTCCTGCGGGTCGATCACCGGGCCGGTGTTGGAGACCGTCAGGACCCCTCCCGCCGGGCCCTGCGCCGTGCTCACCTCGATCCGGCCCCCCGGCCGGTTGTGGCGTACGGCATTGGTCAGCAGGTTGCGGATCAGGTGGTCCAGCAGCGCACGGTCGCCCTCGACCGTCAGCGGCGCGAAGGAGGTGACGGCCGTCAGCCCCTCGTGCGCGGTCGCCGCCAGGTCCGCCTCGGCCAGCTCCGCGAGGTCCACCGGCTCGGTGGCCTCCAGGCCCTCCTCCGACACGGCGAGCAGCAGGAGCGACTCGATCAGGTGCTCGCTGGAGTCCGCGACGCCGATCAGCCGCTCCCGGATCCGGGCCACCTTCTCCGGCGGCGGATCCCCGGCCAGCCCGATCTCCGCCGCCGCCCGCTGCACGGCCAGCGGCGTACGGAGCTCGTGGGCGGCGTTCGCGGCGAACCGCCGCTGCGCACCCACCAGGCTCTCCATCCGGTCGAGCATCCCGTCGAAGGTGTCCGCCAGCCGCTTGAGCTCCCCGGGCGGGGCCTGGAGGGAGATCCGCTCGTGCAGGTTCGCCCCCGACAGCCGGCGCGCCGTCTCGGTGATCACCCCCACCGGCCGCAGCACCCGGCCGGCCATCCACCAGGCCAGCCAGATCGACAGCACGGCGAACACGGCGAGCGCGACGAGCGAGACCAGCAGGAGCTCGTGCAGGGTGGCCTGCTCGACGGCGGTGGAGAGGTTCCGGGTCACCGCGTACCCCTGGACCTGTTCCTGGGCGGGGACCCGGCCGGCCGGCACCGACTGGGCGGGGACGGGTGTCCTGCCCGCCTCCACCAGGGCCTTCTCGAAGTCGCCGCGCGGCACGGCCGTGGTCACGGCGCCGCTGATCCGGGCGTACAGGCCGCCCCGCAGCAGGAGGTTCACCAGGGCGATCAGGCCGCCCCCGGCCAGGACCAGCAGCGAGCCGTACAGCGCCGTCAGACGGGCGCGCTCGGAACGGAGCACCGCTCTCACAGCGGATCGGCGATCCGGTAGCCGGCCCCCGGCACGGTCTCGATCAGCTGCGGCTCGCCCAGCTTCGCCCGCAGTTTGCTGAGCGTGACCCGGACGGCGTTCGTCCGGTACGAGGTGTCCTGCTCCCACACCTGCTCGATCAGATCGTCGTTGCCCAGCACCGCTCCCTCGGCCCGCAGCAGAGCCTCCAGCACCGCGAACTCCTTGCGTGACAGCGCGAGCCGCCGCCCGTCCCGGGTCGCCGTCCGCCGCGCCGTGTCCACGGCGACACCGCACCGCTCCAGCACCGGCGGCAGCGCCGGATGCGCCCGCCGCCCCAGGGCCAGTACCCGCGCCAGCAGCTCGTCGTAGGAGAACGGCTTGGTGAGGTAGTCGTCGGCGCCGAGCCCCAGGCCCTCCACCCGGTCGCGCACCGTCCCCGAGGCCGTCAGCATCAGCACCCGCGTCAGCATCCGCTCCCGCACGACCTGGCGGCAGACCTCGTCCCCGTGCAGCCCGGGCAGATCGCGGTCCAGCACGAGCACGTCGTACTCGCCCAGCCGCAGGCGCCGCAGGGCCTCCAGCCCGTCACCCGCCTCGTCGACGGCCAGCGCGTCGCGGCGCAACCCCTCCGCGATCATCTCCCGGAGGAACTCCTCGTCCTCCACCACCAGAACTCGCATGTGCCCTCTCTACTCGAAGGCCGCATTTCCTCGTCGTAAACATGATCGGTGAAGGAAGCGAAACCGACCTCCCCGGCAGGCTCCGCTCCATGAACCGATCCTCGAGCTTGACCATGACCGCGGCCGCCGCCGTCACCGGCCTGGCCCTCCTCGTGACCGCGTGCACGGGCACCGGCACCGGCTCCTCCGGCGGCGGCAAGGACGACGCCGCGCAGCAGAACGCCGGAGCCTCGGGCAAGGGCGACGGCCCGTCCGGCTCCGGCTCCGGCACCAGCGGCAAGGACGCGGACAAGGCCCTCCAGGTACGCAAGTGCCTGCGCGAGCACGGCATAGACGCCCCCGACCCGCAGCCCGGCCAGGACCCCCGCGGCATGACCCTCGGCACCGGCAGCGAGGACCCCGACACCCTCAAGAAGGCCTTCGAGGCCTGCGGGATGCAGGCCCCCGGCACCGGCGAGATGCCGCAGGCGGACAAGGACAAGGCCCTGAAGTGGGCCAAGTGCATGCGCGACAACGGCGTCAACATCCCGGACCCGGAGTTCAAGGGCAACGCGATGAGCGCCACCAAGATCCCCGAGGGGCAGGAGCAGGCCTTCGAGGAGGCCCAGAAGAAGTGCCAGGCCGCGTGAACCGGCGCGGGAAGTGGCTGCTCGGCTCGCTCGCCGTCGTCGTCGCCGCCACGGGCGGCGGCTACGCGGTGACCGCCCAGCCCCGCGCGGACCGGACGGCGGACGAGGACCGGCACGCCGACGGCCTGCCGCAGCGGACCGAACCGGTCCGCCGGGGCGACCTCAGCTCGGGCCTCACCGTCGAGGGCACCCTCGGCTACGCGCAGGAACGCCGGCTGAACGCCCCCGGCCCCGGCGTCCTCACCTGGGCCGCGGCCGCCGGCGCGGCCGTCGAGCGGGACGGCCGGCTCTACGAGCTCGGCGGCAGACCGGTCCGCCTGATGTACGGGACCACGCCCATGTACCGCGGGCTCAAGGCCGGCGACAAGGGCGAGGACGTCAAACAGCTCAAGCGCAACCTCGCCGCACTCGGCTACGGCACCGGGCTCGACCCGGACGACGCCACCTTCACGGCAGGCACCGCGACGGCCGTCAAGCGCTGGCAGAAGGCCCACAAAGCACCGGAGACCGGCGAGGTCGGCAAGGAGGACATCGTCTTCGCCTCCGGCCCGCAGCGGGTCCAGCGCAGCGACAGCCAGGTCGGTGACGAGCCCGGCCCCGGCAAGCCCGTGCTCACCCTGACCGGCACCGAGCGGATGGTCCGCTTCCAGCTGGACGCCGCCAAGGCGGGCACGGTGAAGAGCGGCGATCCGGTGACCGTGACCCTGCCCGGCGGCGGGAGTGCCACCGGGAAGATCGACTCGGTGGGCAGCACCGCCGGCCCCGACGGCGACGGCAACGGCTCCGGCGGTTCCGGAGGCGGGAGCGGAGGCGGGGGCGGGAACGCAAAGCCGAAGGTCCAGGTCACCGTGACCCTGGACGACGCCGCCCAGGCCAAGGGCCCCGACCAGGCCCCGGTGTCGGTCCGGCTGACCGGCGAGACGCGCAAGGGCGTGCTCTCCGTCCCCGTCAACGCCCTGCTCGCCCTCGCCGGAGGAGGCTTCGGCGTCCAGGTCGTGGAGAACGGCGCCGTACGGGAGGTCCCCGTGGAGCTCGGGATGTTCGGCCAGGGCCGGGTCGAGGTCAAGGGGGACGCCCTGAAGGAGGGCGTCCGGGTGGGGGTGCCGAACGTATGACCCCCGCGCCCCACACCCCCGTTACCCCTCACACCCCCGTTACCCCTCACACCCCCGTTACCCCTCACACCCCCGGCACTGCTCACACCCCCGATGCCCGCCACGCCCGCCCGGTCGTGGAGCTGACCGGCGTCACCAAGGAGTACCCCGGCGGGGTCAAGGCCCTGCGCGGGGTGGACCTGACCGTCCTGGACGGGGAACTCCTCGGCATCGTCGGCCCGTCCGGCTCGGGGAAGTCCACCCTCCTGCACATCGTCGGAACCCTGGACCGGCCGACGGCCGGCCGGGTCGCCATCGCCGGCCACGACGTGGCGGCCCTGTCCGACCGGGCCCTGTCGGCCCTGCGCTCCCGCCACGTCGGCTTCGTGTTCCAGTCCTTCCACCTCGTCCCCGGCATCAGCGCCCGGGCGAACGTCGCCGAGGGACTGCTCTACTCCGGCCTCTCCCGGGCCGAACGCGGCCGCCGTGCGGGGGCCGCCCTGGAACGCGTCGGCCTCGGCGACCGGATGGAACACCGGCCGCACGAGCTGTCCGGCGGACAGAAGCAGCGCGTGGCGATCGCCCGGGCCGTGGCCGGGGAGCCGGACCTGCTGCTCGCCGACGAGCCCACGGGCGCGCTCGACACGGCATC is part of the Streptomyces katrae genome and harbors:
- a CDS encoding MerR family transcriptional regulator; this encodes MSYSVGQVAAFAGVTVRTLHHYDKAGLLSPGSRSQAGYRLYDDADLARLQQILFYRELGFTLEDTAAILRDPQANVLEHLQARQRQLGEEIARLRQLAEVAARAIEVQQTGVRLTPEERFEVFGEITFDLSYATEAELKWTGSQGRREAMARAAAHTKEDWRRLMREATAWRAELLTAFDEAQPSDGERAMDLAEEHRLHVSRWFTSCPPDMHRRIADDFLADPRAFALVVPPSQQRPGLAAYLCKAVHANAARRADGRTDTEETR
- a CDS encoding CsbD family protein; translated protein: MSKMKGKAEQLKGKTKEEIGDMADDKTMEMKGKAEKAAGRAKESKADAAAQMRKIHDANR
- a CDS encoding polysaccharide deacetylase family protein; this translates as MSSSSARRRRPGAAVAAAVLGLLAAAAAPALAAADSSSHGRSPAASSSRPVHGAAVPQGISRLAQGAGRDVAITVDDGPDPTWTPQVLRVLRQNHVKATFCLIGTRAQKYPELVREIAADGHQLCDHSADHDETMDHKPVAYQRQQVLDGKAMIEAAVPGVAVSYYRAPGGAFTPESRAVAAANGMRPLGWSVDPKDWSRPGLPAIVSAVEDKLPELPTVLFHDGGGDRSQTVAALEQYLPWLRSQGYAFTFPARTAP
- a CDS encoding IS481 family transposase — translated: MPHRNAPLTETGRLRLARCVVEDGWPLRRAAERFQVSPTTAQRWAARYRAGGEAGMTDRSSRPHTSPRRTPTRIERRIIKVRLARRWGPARIAHLLNLVPSTVHRILTRFGLARLTHLDRATGAVIRRYERDRPGELVHVDIKKLGNIPDGGGHKTLGRQAGRKNRSSAGYSYIHTAVDDHSRLAYSEIHADEKKETATAFWARAQAYFAGVGITVERVLTDNGACYRSRDWRDALTAAGIAHKRTRPYRPQTNGKVERLNRTLLEEWAYARPYHSEQERRDAFPGWLHTYNHHRGHTALAGKPPASRVPNLTGQYN
- a CDS encoding class I SAM-dependent methyltransferase; this encodes MNAGEPGGRYGEAVFRPEQAGEGERIDFGALAYDDITMARLRALGAGPGWSCLDVGAGTGTVSRRLLDEAGVAAVLAVDRDVRFLRERPGLEVLQADVTGPEFAAGRRFRLVHARFVLMHLPERERLIAALAERVEPGGVLVLSDAVDLTSGSEPGTPYAAAMRAMWQGLRETIGTDVSWVPSYPRLLRAAGLVPVAAEMHVPPLEPGSPLSRFWADTWERSRAAMTGTGLVDDAAVDAAVRYLDSEECAALSAGMLTAWGWKPAGAAPG
- a CDS encoding glycosyltransferase; the protein is MKILIAAAGSRGDVDPYTGLGAALRAAGHEVALATTAPFAPLVHAAGLEFRALHADTRPRGDVTDRRELMRTAAAFLTELGQGFADAVDEGTDLLLLSTTTAPLGWHLAEATGTPSLGVYLQPTAPTGDFPPVVTGARSLGRPGNRAAGRFALRMADRISEQGVARLRDRLALPPLTASAMRRRRERAHWPVLHGCSTALVPAPADWRPGLDVVGNWWPHLDPAERLPGDLEDFLRAGPPPVLIGFGSMASGEGERLGELAVRALRRAGLRGILQSGAAGLAAAGAGPDVLVVGDVPHALLFPRLAAVVHHAGAGTSAAALRAGVPAVPVPVTADQPFWARRLAALGAATAPVPFRSLTAESLAAALERVVGQEAYARAARAAARHIAAEDGAARVLEAVEGAARAR
- a CDS encoding DUF6131 family protein; amino-acid sequence: MIILGVILLIIGFLTGISILWTIGVILVVIGLVLWVLGAVGHAVGGRRHYY
- a CDS encoding DUF4190 domain-containing protein, with the translated sequence MSTPPQPPPYPQQPYGQPGPYGQPGQPPQGAMPGPATPYGDPQGWYQPQQQKTNTVAVVAFVMSLVCAVPTVPLILGIVAMSQIRKEGGKGKGLAIAAVVIHSVSLLIIVLAVILGLTRAADGGSTPRRDTHGQVTTPGSSKVEDIRKGDCFNTDDDLSKTQKGDGTQARLSVRTVPCTQPHEGEAYAVFTLDNGAFPGADKIVTMSEEKCGGSALTDYVGEAEKLPNNLEVFYYYPQASSWLLGDRTVTCFLGTSNGTSTGSARAAGS